Proteins from a genomic interval of Trichoderma breve strain T069 chromosome 2, whole genome shotgun sequence:
- a CDS encoding tRNA synthetases class I (M) domain-containing protein, producing MAVENPILPVKGKKNVLVTSALPYVNNVPHLGNVVGSVLSADVYSRFSKLRDRPTLYICGTDEYGTATETKALETGQTPKELCDEFHVKHKEIYDWFEIGFDHFGRTSTQKQTEIVQDIFLKLHENDFLEERTTKQPYCEKHDSFLADRFVEGTCPKCNYDDARGDQCDKCGSLLDPFELINPRCKVDGATPVPRDTTHVFIRLEKLQPEIDKWFQDAHKKYGWPQNGVSITQSWLTKGLEPRSITRDLKWGVPVPLPGYEKKVIYVWFDACIGYPSITANYTDKWEQWWKNPDDVTLYQFMGKDNVPFHTVIFPGSEIGTGYKWTLLNHLSTTEYLNYENGKFSKSRGIGVFGNQAREVGLSPSVWRYYLLSNRPETSDTQFEWQAFQLANNSELLANFGNFVNRIVKFVNAKLDGVVPEFNPSYKDDTFDFPAWTETVNGLLKEYVDLLEKVHIRAGVKAFMEISREGNNLLQGRLDNANLAENPERTHTTIGLALNLCHLLASVASPYMPSTSDSICQQLNTKLAFIPDTWEPTAIKAGHKIGKAAYLFTRIDDKKIEEWKEKFGGSAETRAAEEAAKKKKQEDKEKKKAKKAAKAAEAAKAADAAKVDAKAQDEASAAGGMTATSAEVSKDLPIREKKVVDQN from the exons ATGGCGGTTGAAAATCCCATCTTGCccgtcaagggcaagaagaacgtCCTGGTTACCAGCGCTCTTCCCTATGTCAACAACGTTCCTCATCTTGGAAACGTTGTCGGCAGTGTTCTCAGTGCCGACGTCTACTCTCGCTTCAGCAAGCTTCGCGACCGGCCGACGCTGTACATCTGCGGCACAGACGAGTACGGCACTGCCACTGAGACAAAGGCCCTCGAGACGGGCCAGACCCCCAAGGAGCTCTGCGACGAGTTCCACGTCAAGCACAAGGAGATTTATGATTGGTTCGAGATTGGCTTCGACCACTTTGGCCGAACCTCGACCCAGAAGCAGACGGAGATTGTGCAGGACATCTTCCTCAAGCTGCACGAGAACGACTTCCTTGAGGAGCGGACGACAAAACAGCCTTACTGTGAGAAGCACGATTCCTTTTTGGCGGATCGATTCGTCGAGGGAACGTGCCCCAAGTGCAACTACGACGATGCCCGAGGTGACCAGTGCGACAAGTGCGGCAGCCTGCTGGATCCGTTTGAGCTCATCAACCCACGATGCAAGGTCGACGGCGCTACTCCCGTCCCTCGCGACACGACGCATGTCTTTATTCgcctggagaagctgcagcccGAGATTGACAAGTGGTTCCAGGATGCCCACAAGAAGTATGGATGGCCTCAGAACGGCGTTTCCATCACCCAGTCGTGGTTGACAAAGGGCCTGGAACCCCGCAGTATCACGAGAGATCTGAAGTGGGGTGTGCCGGTTCCCCTGCCTGGCTACGAGAAGAAGGTCATTTACGTGTGGTTTGATGCCTGCATCGGCTATCCTTCCATCACGGCCAACTATACCGACAAGTGGGAGCAGTGGTGGAAGAATCCCGATGATGTTACCCTCTATCAGTTCATGGGCAAGGATAATGTGCCCTTCCACACAG TCATCTTCCCTGGATCCGAGATTGGTACCGGATACAAATGGACCCTGCTCAACCACCTCTCCACCACTGAGTACTTGAACTACGAGAACGGCAAGTTTTCCAAGTCAAGAGGCATTGGTGTTTTCGGCAACCAGGCCAGAGAAGTTGGCCTTTCGCCCTCCGTCTGGCGATACTACCTGCTCTCGAACCGACCTGAAACTAGCGATACCCAGTTCGAGTGGCAGGCATTCCAGCTGGCCAACAACAGCGAGCTGCTTGCCAACTTTGGCAACTTTGTCAACCGAATCGTCAAGTTTGTCAATGCCAAGCTGGACGGCGTTGTCCCCGAGTTTAACCCTTCTTACAAGGACGACACCTTTGACTTCCCCGCCTGGACCGAGACGGTCAACGGGCTGTTGAAGGAGTATGTCGATCTCTTGGAGAAGGTGCACATCCGTGCTGGTGTTAAGGCCTTCATGGAGATTAGCAGGGAAGGCAACAACCTTCTTCAGGGCCGATTGGATAATGCCAACTTGGCCGAGAACCCCGAGCGAACCCACACTACCATTGGTCTCGCTCTCAACCTCTGCCACCTCTTGGCCTCTGTGGCTTCGCCGTATATGCCCTCTACGAGCGATTCCATctgccagcagctcaacaccaagctgGCGTTCATCCCCGACACCTGGGAGCCcaccgccatcaaggccggccaCAAGATTGGCAAGGCCGCCTATCTCTTCACCAGGATagacgacaagaagattgaggagTGGAAGGAGAAGTTTGGTGGCTCTGCCGAGACTCGCGCCGCCgaggaggctgccaagaagaagaagcaagaggacaaggagaagaagaaggccaagaaggccgccaaggctgccgaagCTGCTAAGGCcgctgatgctgccaagGTGGATGCCAAGGCTCAGGACGAGGCCTCTGCCGCTGGAGGCATGACGGCGACGTCTGCTGAAGTCAGCAAGGACTTGCCGATCCGCGAGAAGAAAGTTGTAGACCAGAATTAG
- a CDS encoding zinc knuckle domain-containing protein codes for MDYTPRGACYSCGSTGHQARDCPSKGPAKCYNCGGEGHISRDCTEPMKDNKSCYKCGQQGHISRDCPQAGGAGGGQSTECYKCGEKGHIARSCPKSGGGFGGNSYGGNSGYGGGAGKTCYSCGGYGHMSRECVNGMKCYNCGESGHYSRDCPKESAGGEKICYKCQQSGHVQAQCPN; via the exons ATGGACTACACTCCCCGAGGAGCGTGTTACTCTT GCGGTTCTACCGGCCACCAG GCCCGTGACTGCCCCAGCAAAGGCCCTGCTAAATG CTACAACTGCGGTG GCGAGGGTCACATCA GCCGTGACTGCACTGAGCCCATGAAGGACAACAAGTCCTGCTACAAGTGCGGCCAGCAGGGACACATCTCCCGCGACTGCCCCCAGGCCGGAGGTGCTGGTGGCGGCCAGTCTACTGAGTGCTACAAG TGCGGCGAGAAGGGCCACATTGCCCGCAGCTGCCCCAAGTCTGGCGGTGGCTTCGGCGGCAACTCTTACGGCGGCAACAGTGGCTATGGCGGCGGTGCCGGCAAGACCTGCTACTCATGCGGTGGCTACGGCCACATGTCTC GCGAGTGCGTCAACGGCATGAAGTGCTACAACTGTGGCGAGTCTGGCCACTACTCCCGCGATTGTCCTAAGGAGTCCGCTGGAGGCGAGAAGATCTGCTACAAGTGCCAGCAGAGCGGTCACGTTCAGGCTCAGTGCCCTAACTAA
- a CDS encoding ahpC/TSA family domain-containing protein, with the protein MPVELRKRKAPVAPPAPAPSKKKVATKAKKPAGKAKDEVKKPSAKADKPVKDDEATESAPEAPEEKETVKDTKESTKDDTKEESKDDKKDDKKKPAAAAAGKIAVGDVIDLEGFGGEIQTNDGETTSLKKLLDDSKSGVVLFTYPKASTPGCTNQVCLFRDSYEPLTADGLAIYGLSTDSTKANTSFKEKQKLPYPLLCDPQATLIDAIGLKKQPKGTQRGVFVVNKEGKVLVAEAGGPAATVDRVKALVKELKGEN; encoded by the exons ATGCCTGTTGAGCTGCGCAAGCGCAAAGCCCCCGTGGCGCCGCCCGCGCCCGCGccgagcaagaagaaggtggccaccaaggccaagaagcccgctggaaaggccaaggatgaGGTGAAGAAGCCCAGTGCAAAGGCAGACAAGCCTGTtaaggacgacgaggccacCGAGTCTGCGCCGGAAGCCCCtgaggagaaagagacgGTGAAGGACACCAAGGAGAGCACCAAGGACGACACTAAGGAAGAGTCcaaggacgacaagaaggacgacaagaagaagccggctgctgctgctgcgggtAAGATCGCGGTTGGCGATGTCATTGACCTCGAAGGATTTGGCGGCGAGATCCAGACCAATGATGGCGAGACGACTTCTCTGaagaagctcctcgacgaCAGCAAGAGCGGCGTCGTCCTCTTTACCTACCCCAAGGCTTCGACACCCGGAT GCACCAACCAAGTGTGCCTCTTCCGCGACTCCTATGAGCCTCTGACTGCTGATGGCCTCGCCATCTACGGTCTGAGCACTGATTCCACCAAGGCAAACACCTCattcaaggagaagcagaagctgcccTACCCCCTTCTTTGCGATCCCCAAGCCACTCTCATTGACGCCATTGgcctcaagaagcagccTAAGGGAACTCAGCGTGGAGTCTTTGTTGTCaacaaggagggcaaggtGCTCGTTGCCGAGGCTGGCGGCCCTGCTGCCACCGTGGACAGAGTCAAGGCTCTGGTCAAGGAGTTGAAGGGAGAGAACTAA
- a CDS encoding NLI interacting factor-like phosphatase domain-containing protein, whose protein sequence is MSHGVLSMFDMNSLNIITARVSPPPSPTHSRSNSISAGLDDKALDLDVSDDKADGHENQPSAAEGSGSLSEKRYGGDDEASFATEETPLFCESKPDGKRSRWWHVLPRGIASSIIGTIRWLFATLTAPGYYLIAFFYDDFGKFAPMTQLKRLFGFHSGDLGTDSLYGSPEKANKAGRNTRHLGVPSKTIHSSSTSSSGLSSESEDEPRAAAKSRHNRSKSAQPGEETGAARRSIRIKLNDEEQRKHRKSQSTASHGKGDLSRSDLSAQLKSPTSPIAALTKYPKTPAPPRPLIPRRQPSYLNLLEPSRKQQKTLILDLDETLIHSMSKGGRMNSGHMIEVQLNTATLGMSGQSSAAQHPILYWVNKRPYCDEFLRRVCKWFNLVVFTASVQEYADPVIDWLETERKFFSARYYRQHCTYRQGAYIKDLSSVEPDLSKVMILDNSPLSYLFHEDNAIPIQGWINDPTDGDLMHLVPLLEGLQYVHDVRALLGLRSGEYGHLQA, encoded by the exons ATGTCCCATGGAGTGCTCTCCATGTTCGACATGAACTcgctcaacatcatcaccgcgCGCgtgtcgccgccgccgagtCCAACCCACTCCCGatccaacagcatcagcgcCGGCCTCGACGACAAGGCGCTCGACCTCGACGTGTCTGATGACAAGGCGGATGGACACGAGAACCAGCCCTCGGCCGCTGAGGGCTCGGGTTCCCTTTCTGAGAAACGAtatggcggcgacgacgaagCATCCTTTGCTACCGAAGAGACGCCGCTCTTTTGCGAATCCAAGCCGGATGGGAAGCGCTCGAGATGGTGGCATGTTCTGCCTAGGGGGATCGCCTCCAGCATCATCGGCACCATTCGGTGGCTGTTTGCTACGCTGACTGCGCCTGGATACTACCTGATCGCCTTCTTCTACGACGACTTTGGCAAGTTTGCGCCCATGACACAGCTGAAAAGGTTGTTTGGCTTCCACAGCGGCGATTTGGGCACGGATAGTCTGTATGGTTCTCCCGAAAAGGCGAACAAAGCTGGTCGAAATACACGGCATCTGGGAGTCCCGTCGAAAACAATTCATTCCTCTAGTACCTCATCATCTGGTCTATCCTCCGAGTCCGAAGACGAACCCCGTGCTGCCGCCAAGAGCCGGCATAACCGCTCCAAATCAGCCCAGCCCGGCGAGGAGACGGGCGCGGCTCGGCGCTCTATTCGAATCAAACTCAACGACGAAGAGCAACGAAAACATAGAAAATCACAATCCACCGCCTCTCATGGGAAGGGTGACCTCAGCCGGAGCGACTTGTCGGCGCAGCTCAAGTCTCCAACGTCTCCGATTGCCGCCCTAACCAAGTACCCAAAGACACCTGCGCCACCACGACCATTGATCCCCCGACGACAACCATCCTATCTGAATCTTCTTGAGCCTTCACGaaagcagcagaagacgcTTATCCTAGATCTCGACGAGACGCTCATCCACAGCATGTCTAAAGGAGGGCGGATGAACAGCGGTCACATGATAGAAGTCCAGCTCAACACTGCGACTTTGGGAATGAGCGGACAGAGCAGCGCTGCGCAGCACCCCATCTTGTATTGGGTTAACAAGCGACCCTACTGCGACGAGTTTCTCCGTAGAGTGTGCAAGTGGTTCAACCTGGTTGTCTTTACCGCGTCTGTTCAGGAGTACGCCGACCCAGTGATTGATTGGCTGGAAACGGAAAGAAAGTTCTTCTCGGCAAGATACTATCGTCAACACTGCACATATCGACAAGGAGCCTACATTAAAGACCTGAGTTCTGTTGAGCCGGATCTGAGTAAAGTGATGATTCTGGACAATAGCCCGCTGAGCTATTTGTTCCATGAAG ATAACGCCATACCGATCCAAGGCTGGATCAACGACCCGACAGATGGCGACTTGATGCATTTAGTTCCTCTGCTGGAAGGTCTCCAGTACGTTCATGATGTTAGAGCTTTATTAGGGTTACGCAGCGGCGAGTATGGCCATCTCCAAGCATAG
- a CDS encoding acetyltransferase (GNAT) family domain-containing protein, with product MDIRLLTTADLPLIQHANLENLPENYFLKYYLYHALSWPQLSFVAVDVSRPRKGPYDYPKIVGYVLAKMEEEPTDGVQHGHITSLSVMRTHRRLGIAEKLMRQSQLAMVETFQAKYVSLHVRVSNVAARHLYEDTLRFRNEKTESKYYADGEDAFSMRLDLDDVAELAKRYADEEEDKDKDEGKKTTNGGDATIKSEGVDEGEAVGEVGRDPEADGKERKIKVAVGRGLGVGDLVEKDESKH from the exons atggacatCCGCCTCCTCACCACGGCCGACCTGCCCTTGATCCAGCACGCCAACCTGGAGAACCTGCCCGAAAATTACTTCCTCAAGTACTACCTCTACCACGCCCTCTCCTGGCCGCAGCTCAGCTTCGTCGCCGTCGACGTCTCGCGCCCGCGCAAGGGGCCCTACGACTACCCAAAAATCGTCGGCTACgtgctggccaagatggaagaagaaccCACGGACGGCGTGCAGCACGGGCACATTACGAGCTTGAGCGTCATGAGGACGCACAGGAGGCTGGGTATTGCGGAGAAGCTCATGAGGCAGAGTC AGCTTGCCATGGTAGAGACTTTCCAAGCAAAATACGTCTCCCTGCACGTCCGCGTGTCCAACGTCGCCGCGAGACACTTGTACGAAGACACCCTGCGCTTCCGCAacgagaagacggagagCAAGTACTACGCCGACGGGGAGGATGCTTTCAGCATGCGCCTGGACCTGGACGACGTGGCGGAGCTGGCGAAGCGGTacgccgacgaggaggaggacaaggataAGGATGAGGGCAAGAAGACTACTAATGGGGGGGATGCGACGATAAAGAGCGAGGGCGTGGATGAGGGTGAGGCGGTGGGCGAGGTGGGTAGGGATCCGGAGGCGGATGGCAAGGAGAGGAAGATTAAGGTTGCTGTGGGAAGGGGGTTGGGGGTTGGGGATTTGGTGGAGAAGGATGAGAGTAAGCATTAG
- a CDS encoding initiation factor 2 subunit family domain-containing protein codes for MPSVSTGHALDLEKFLKSLKGQPLEASVNSLISLLKRRQIKGSEPCAVATAHILLQVVARSKWHDVDSLLINVSRTGRKLVDAQPNELVIGNIVRRVLGLIRDEASEDRGDTADESASDAPTPTDIVPPTSISQQWSSKRFDSANSVAPPARPPIVSSYSSINPPKSLFHLLSTSPPADGDVSPFRNSGSSTPTWRGNSGQIHALRSEVIDGIEEIKDEISQVDDQIAASAEVQIHPGDLVLVHQPSTTVERFILRAAQKRKFTVLIAMAPPRRHSAETQQHTTFRKKLSAAGITVVNVMNGGLMAYMSRVNKVIIGARAIVATGGVVADAGSAAIARAAKEQGAAVVVLSGVYKLSPESPFDESSLIEWGDSSTFVSFADGPLVCGAEIRTALTELIPPELVDTYITNLGTHSRDHLSSLISDHYKREDADFHIWEGALP; via the exons ATGCCCTCCGTTTCCACGGGCCACGCGCTCGACCTGGAAAAATTCCTCAAATCTCTCAAGGGACAGCCATTGGAAGCTTCCGTCAACAGCTTGATATC CCTCCTCAAGCGAAGACAGATCAAGGGATCCGAGCCTTGCGCCGTCGCCACCGCCCATATCCTCCTCCAGGTCGTTGCCCGCTCAAAATGGCACGATGTGGACAGCCTCTTGATCAACGTCTCAAGAACCGGCCGTAAGCTGGTGGACGCCCAGCCCAACGAGCTCGTCATTGGCAACATTGTGCGCCGAGTCCTTGGTCTAATCCGAGACGAAGCTTCCGAGGATCGAGGCGACACTGCCGACGAGTCTGCGAGCGATGCGCCAACCCCAACCGACATCGTCCCGCCAACATCCATCAGCCAGCAGTGGTCGTCAAAACGCTTCGACTCGGCCAACAGCGTAGCTCCGCCAGCGCGCCCGCCCATCGTCTCGTCTTATAGCTCCATCAACCCTCCCAAGTCGCTGTTCCATCTCTTGTCGACATCCCCGCCCGCAGATGGAGACGTGTCGCCCTTTAGAAACTCGGGATCGTCGACGCCTACATGGAGGGGCAACTCGGGCCAGATCCACGCGCTGCGCTCCGAAGTCATTGATGGTATCGAGGAAATCAAGGACGAGATCAGCCAAGTCGACGACCAGATCGCGGCTTCAGCTGAAGTGCAGATTCACCCCGGCGACTTGGTGCTCGTCCACcagccatcaacaacggTGGAACGATTCATCCTCCGCGCTGCTCAGAAGCGCAAGTTTACCGTGCTAATCGCCATGGCACCACCCAGAAGACACTCAGCTGAGACCCAGCAGCACACAACTTTtaggaagaagctgtcggCGGCGGGTATCACAGTGGTCAACGTGATGAATGGCGGGCTCATGGCCTACATGTCACGAGTCAACAAGGTCATTATTGGAGCAAGAGCAATCGTTGCTACCGGAGGTGTCGTGGCCGATGCTGGCTCCGCTGCTATTGCCCGAGCTGCCAAGGAACAAGGTGCCGCTGTCGTTGTGCTCAGCGGCGTCTACAAGCTTAGCCCAGAGAGCCCTTTTGACGAGAGCTCGCTGATTGAATGGGGCGACTCGTCCACCTTTGTGAGCTTCGCGGACGGCCCTCTGGTATGTGGTGCCGAGATTCGGACGGCACTCACCGAGCTGATTCCTCCGGAGCTTGTCGACACCTACATCACAAACCT GGGCACACATTCGCGCGACCACTTGTCAAGCCTCATCTCAGACCACTACAAGCGAGAGGATGCCGACTTTCACATCTGGGAGGGGGCTCTcccgtga